The Dyella caseinilytica genome has a window encoding:
- the cspE gene encoding transcription antiterminator/RNA stability regulator CspE, whose amino-acid sequence MSDRKSGTVKWFNDAKGFGFISPEDGSADLFVHFRAIQGNGFKSLQEGQKVTFKVVQGQKGLQADEVQAS is encoded by the coding sequence ATGTCAGATCGTAAGAGCGGTACCGTTAAGTGGTTCAACGATGCGAAGGGTTTCGGGTTCATCTCGCCCGAGGACGGCTCGGCCGACCTTTTCGTGCATTTCCGTGCCATCCAGGGCAATGGCTTCAAGAGCCTCCAGGAAGGCCAGAAGGTCACCTTCAAGGTTGTGCAGGGCCAGAAGGGTCTGCAGGCCGATGAGGTTCAGGCAAGCTAA
- a CDS encoding winged helix-turn-helix domain-containing protein, which yields MRLLQIDSIHVVARSPYLVLHARLGSYPQSWLEEALEAGRIAECWAHEACFVTASDIGLHRAWRAQSESTHWADKHAARARDAHPEQMQALLERVRVSGPVRASDFERADRGASGWWEWKPEKRWLEAWFASGELMVTRRERFQRIYDLAERVLDKLDPSFDHAVLTMPQAALRKRFILDSVRALGVTQARWIADYFRLKPAVDERELTPLLATGELLSVQVAGWKSPAYVHRDHAALLEKAREGRLRATNTVLLSPFDPLIWDRARLRDMFDFDYSIECYVPAAKRKYGYYVLPILHRGRLIGRLDAKAHRAEGVFEVKALFLEKQVEPSQRMLEELAQAISDTAAWHDTPKIRLGRCRPTAIGSVLRAHWRG from the coding sequence ATGCGCTTGTTGCAGATAGACAGCATTCATGTTGTTGCGCGAAGCCCTTATCTGGTATTGCATGCGCGACTTGGCAGCTATCCGCAAAGTTGGTTGGAAGAGGCGCTGGAAGCGGGCCGCATTGCTGAATGCTGGGCACATGAAGCCTGTTTTGTCACCGCCTCCGATATCGGCCTGCATCGCGCATGGCGGGCGCAATCGGAGAGCACTCATTGGGCAGACAAACATGCTGCGCGCGCCAGGGATGCTCATCCCGAACAGATGCAGGCGTTGCTGGAGCGTGTGCGTGTATCGGGTCCGGTGCGCGCTTCCGACTTTGAACGCGCCGATCGCGGTGCTTCGGGTTGGTGGGAGTGGAAACCCGAAAAGCGCTGGCTGGAAGCGTGGTTCGCGTCAGGCGAATTGATGGTGACCCGACGCGAGCGTTTCCAACGCATCTACGATCTTGCCGAGCGAGTGTTGGACAAGCTCGACCCTTCGTTCGATCACGCTGTACTAACTATGCCGCAGGCGGCGTTGCGCAAGCGATTCATCCTCGACAGCGTGCGCGCGCTTGGCGTGACACAGGCGCGCTGGATTGCCGATTACTTTCGCCTTAAGCCGGCCGTTGACGAGCGTGAGCTGACTCCGTTGCTCGCCACGGGCGAATTGTTGAGTGTGCAAGTGGCTGGTTGGAAGAGTCCGGCATACGTACACCGTGACCACGCAGCGCTGTTGGAGAAAGCTCGCGAAGGCCGCTTGCGTGCGACGAACACGGTGCTGTTGTCGCCATTCGATCCACTGATCTGGGATCGTGCCCGCCTAAGGGACATGTTTGATTTCGACTACAGCATCGAATGTTATGTTCCCGCTGCAAAGCGTAAGTATGGTTATTACGTGCTGCCCATTCTGCATCGGGGTCGATTGATCGGTCGGCTCGATGCGAAGGCGCATCGCGCTGAAGGCGTGTTCGAAGTGAAGGCGCTCTTCCTTGAGAAGCAGGTCGAACCGTCGCAACGCATGCTCGAAGAGCTGGCGCAGGCGATCTCCGACACGGCTGCATGGCATGACACACCGAAGATTCGATTGGGGCGCTGTCGCCCCACCGCGATTGGATCAGTGTTGCGTGCTCACTGGCGCGGATGA
- a CDS encoding cold-shock protein, whose protein sequence is MSDQREEGTVKWFNDAKGFGFISRSNGPDVFVHFRAIQGNGFKSLKEGQKVEFKVVQGQKGLQADEVVPK, encoded by the coding sequence ATGTCGGATCAACGTGAGGAAGGCACAGTCAAGTGGTTCAATGACGCCAAGGGCTTCGGCTTTATTAGCCGCTCCAATGGCCCGGATGTCTTTGTGCATTTCCGTGCAATCCAGGGTAACGGCTTCAAAAGCCTGAAAGAGGGGCAAAAGGTGGAGTTCAAGGTGGTTCAAGGCCAGAAAGGATTACAGGCCGATGAGGTCGTTCCGAAATAA
- a CDS encoding alpha/beta hydrolase family protein, with the protein MSGLSSSSAAMAANTIIAPAVARDGARSELITVQPRDYPRHVLYWLSAMGVPAKHYLPLAEALAAHGIAVMLHEWRGIGSSDRRAGRHANWGYRELLEADLPAGIEQAKARWPQATFWLGGHSLGGQLSCLYASLHPDQVAGITLIASGAPYWRRFPAKFALRLAYTLVSPLASLMGYLPGRRIGFGGNEARGVIADWSRSGRTGRYSVSGMQADFTHQLAAMALPVHALCLQDDWMAPPSSLAWLLDGMPNTSKQVSAVTPDQLAGQRADHFTWMKIPDALALQLAAWMEERQVACFSDEAQA; encoded by the coding sequence ATGTCTGGATTATCTTCGTCATCTGCCGCCATGGCGGCCAATACCATCATCGCACCTGCTGTTGCGCGCGATGGTGCGCGCAGCGAATTAATCACCGTGCAACCCCGCGACTATCCGCGGCATGTGCTGTATTGGCTGTCGGCGATGGGTGTGCCGGCCAAGCACTACTTGCCGCTGGCCGAAGCCTTGGCTGCGCATGGCATCGCGGTCATGCTGCATGAGTGGCGTGGCATTGGCTCCAGCGATCGACGCGCCGGACGACACGCCAATTGGGGTTACCGCGAATTGCTTGAGGCCGATCTGCCAGCTGGTATCGAGCAGGCCAAGGCGCGTTGGCCGCAGGCAACATTCTGGCTGGGTGGACACAGTCTTGGTGGCCAGCTTTCCTGCCTTTACGCCAGCTTGCATCCCGATCAGGTGGCAGGCATCACGCTGATCGCCAGTGGCGCACCTTATTGGCGGCGTTTTCCTGCGAAGTTCGCGCTTCGTCTTGCCTACACCCTGGTGTCGCCGCTGGCTTCGTTGATGGGGTATTTGCCCGGACGCAGGATCGGTTTTGGCGGCAATGAAGCACGTGGCGTCATCGCGGACTGGTCACGCAGCGGACGAACAGGTCGTTACTCGGTGAGCGGCATGCAAGCCGATTTCACGCATCAATTGGCGGCGATGGCATTGCCAGTGCACGCTTTGTGCTTGCAGGACGATTGGATGGCACCGCCTAGTTCGCTGGCATGGTTGCTGGATGGCATGCCGAACACCTCGAAACAGGTGAGCGCAGTCACGCCGGATCAGCTTGCCGGGCAACGTGCTGATCACTTCACCTGGATGAAAATACCTGATGCGCTTGCCCTGCAGTTGGCTGCGTGGATGGAAGAGCGCCAGGTCGCGTGCTTCAGCGATGAGGCGCAGGCTTGA
- a CDS encoding cold-shock protein, which yields MSDRQIGTVKWFNDAKGFGFISRDNGPDVFVHFRAIQGNGFKSLQEGQKVSFKVVQGQKGLQADEVQAA from the coding sequence ATGTCTGATCGTCAGATCGGTACCGTAAAATGGTTCAATGATGCCAAGGGTTTCGGCTTTATCAGCCGCGACAACGGCCCGGATGTTTTCGTGCATTTCCGCGCGATCCAGGGCAATGGCTTCAAGAGCCTGCAAGAAGGCCAGAAGGTCAGCTTCAAGGTGGTGCAGGGCCAGAAGGGCCTGCAAGCCGATGAAGTCCAGGCAGCCTGA